Proteins co-encoded in one Vibrio sp. SNU_ST1 genomic window:
- the arfB gene encoding alternative ribosome rescue aminoacyl-tRNA hydrolase ArfB, with protein sequence MLQISNSVSIQDWELQLTAIRAQGAGGQNVNKVSSAIHLRFDIKHSTLPDYYKEKLLAHKDSRITKDGVIIIKAQQYRTQEQNRDDALVRLKELILEATKVQKVRRATKPTRGSQKRRLESKKQRSTTKQLRGRVN encoded by the coding sequence ATGTTACAAATATCTAACTCTGTTTCAATTCAAGACTGGGAACTCCAGTTAACCGCGATCAGAGCTCAAGGTGCCGGCGGCCAAAACGTCAATAAAGTATCCAGCGCGATACATTTACGTTTTGATATCAAGCATTCCACTCTACCTGATTACTACAAAGAGAAACTCCTTGCACATAAAGATAGTCGTATCACTAAAGATGGCGTGATTATCATAAAGGCTCAACAGTATAGAACTCAGGAACAAAACCGAGACGACGCTTTGGTCCGTTTGAAAGAACTGATCTTGGAAGCAACAAAAGTTCAAAAAGTAAGACGTGCAACGAAGCCGACACGTGGCTCCCAAAAAAGACGTTTAGAGAGTAAGAAACAAAGAAGCACCACCAAACAACTACGGGGACGAGTAAACTGA
- a CDS encoding beta-phosphoglucomutase family hydrolase: protein MKIDLTAYEGLIFDMDGTLIDTMPAHVKAWQQTAEQFGFDFEASWLHSLGGMPSYKIAGELNSKYGLSLDPRAVSTFKMASFAAIEDKGDIIPCTYSLLIDHLGDKKIAVGTGSQRKSAEQLLDKTDILSKLDILVTATDVKNHKPNPDTFLAACFGMGLQPKQCVVFEDTHLGKQAAHAAHMDCILVVEGNKLEFYPAPN, encoded by the coding sequence ATGAAAATTGATTTAACGGCATATGAAGGATTAATCTTTGATATGGACGGTACGTTGATCGATACAATGCCTGCGCATGTGAAAGCATGGCAACAAACGGCGGAACAGTTCGGCTTTGATTTCGAAGCGTCTTGGCTGCATAGCTTAGGTGGGATGCCGAGTTATAAGATCGCGGGTGAGCTAAATAGTAAGTACGGTTTATCGCTCGACCCACGAGCGGTGTCTACGTTCAAAATGGCTTCGTTTGCAGCTATTGAAGACAAAGGAGATATTATCCCTTGTACGTATTCTCTTTTGATAGACCATCTCGGTGATAAGAAGATTGCGGTTGGAACGGGCAGTCAACGCAAGAGCGCAGAACAACTGTTAGATAAAACGGATATCTTGAGTAAGTTGGATATCTTAGTGACAGCGACAGATGTGAAGAATCACAAACCAAACCCTGATACTTTCTTAGCTGCTTGTTTTGGTATGGGTTTGCAGCCAAAGCAGTGTGTTGTGTTTGAAGATACTCACCTTGGTAAGCAGGCAGCCCATGCTGCGCATATGGATTGCATTCTGGTAGTCGAAGGGAATAAGCTTGAGTTCTACCCCGCACCGAATTGA
- a CDS encoding inosine/guanosine kinase encodes MKFPGQRKSKHYFPTHARDPLVNQMQQTPKLHRATIVGVGQTIVDIEARVDNAFLEKYELSKGHSLVLEESKADALYEELVERGLITHQYPGDTIGNTLHNYSVLADSKSVLLGVMSKKIEVGSFGYRYLCRTSSRMNLNHLQTVDGPIGRCYTLISEDGERTFAINEGHMNQLLPESIPEKVFEKASALVVSSYLMRGKPEDPMPKAVQKAIEYAKAHNVPVVLTLGTKYVIEGNAEWWQEYLKENVTIVAMNEDEGEALTGEKDPLLAANKALEWVDLVLCTAGPIGLYMAGYTDELAKRETTLPLLPGNIPEFNKFEFSRAMRKQDCKDPVKVYSHIGPYLGGPREIKNTNGAGDGALSALLHDMAANSYHHVNVPNSEKHEHTCLTYSSLSQICKYANRVSYEVLTQHSPRLSRALPEREDSLEETYWDR; translated from the coding sequence ATGAAGTTTCCTGGACAGCGTAAATCTAAACACTATTTTCCAACTCACGCACGTGATCCGTTGGTCAACCAAATGCAACAAACGCCTAAGCTTCACCGCGCAACGATTGTCGGTGTTGGTCAAACGATTGTTGATATCGAAGCCCGTGTTGATAACGCGTTCCTTGAAAAATACGAGCTGAGTAAAGGTCACTCACTGGTATTGGAAGAGAGTAAAGCAGATGCGTTATATGAAGAGTTAGTTGAGCGCGGTTTGATCACGCATCAATACCCTGGCGATACTATTGGCAACACACTGCACAACTATTCCGTACTGGCAGACAGTAAATCTGTATTGCTTGGCGTTATGTCGAAGAAGATTGAAGTTGGCTCATTTGGCTATCGTTACCTTTGCCGCACTTCTTCTCGTATGAATCTAAACCACCTTCAAACTGTTGATGGTCCTATTGGTCGTTGCTACACACTTATTTCTGAAGATGGTGAACGTACGTTTGCAATCAATGAAGGCCACATGAACCAACTGCTTCCTGAAAGCATTCCTGAAAAAGTTTTCGAGAAAGCATCTGCATTGGTTGTATCTTCATACCTAATGCGCGGCAAGCCTGAAGACCCGATGCCAAAAGCGGTACAAAAAGCGATCGAATACGCGAAAGCGCACAATGTACCAGTAGTACTAACACTTGGTACTAAGTACGTGATCGAAGGCAACGCTGAATGGTGGCAAGAATACCTGAAAGAGAACGTAACCATTGTCGCGATGAACGAAGACGAGGGTGAAGCGTTAACGGGTGAAAAAGATCCGCTTCTAGCTGCTAACAAAGCACTTGAGTGGGTTGACCTAGTTCTCTGTACTGCAGGCCCTATAGGTTTATACATGGCAGGTTACACAGATGAGCTAGCGAAACGCGAAACCACCCTGCCATTGTTACCGGGTAACATCCCTGAGTTCAATAAATTCGAATTCAGCCGAGCTATGCGTAAGCAAGACTGTAAAGATCCAGTAAAAGTATACTCTCACATTGGCCCTTACCTTGGTGGCCCGCGTGAGATTAAAAATACAAACGGCGCTGGTGATGGTGCACTTTCTGCACTACTACACGACATGGCAGCGAACAGCTACCACCACGTGAATGTACCAAACTCGGAAAAACACGAGCACACTTGCCTAACTTACTCGTCTTTATCTCAAATTTGTAAGTATGCAAACCGTGTAAGCTATGAAGTGTTGACTCAGCACTCTCCTCGTCTTTCTCGTGCACTACCTGAACGCGAAGATAGCTTAGAAGAAACATACTGGGATCGTTAA
- a CDS encoding serine hydroxymethyltransferase has translation MNAYQNHSLDSFFSTNLSGTDDAVFAGIQAENTRQNEQIELIASENIVSKAVMQAQGTCLTNKYAEGYPGRRYYGGCEHVDTVEAIAIERAKQLFKCEYVNVQPHSGAQANGAVKLALLQPGDTILGMSLDAGGHLTHGARPAMSGKWFNAVQYGVDRDTLEIDYEAVRALAVESQPKMIIAGGSAIPRVIDFAKFREIADEVGAILMVDMAHIAGLIATGAHPSPLPHAHVVTTTTHKTLRGPRGGMILTNHEDINKKINSAVFPGLQGGPLMHVIAAKAVAFGEALGPEFNTYIDSVIDNAKVLAEVLQTRGCDIVTGGTDTHLMLVDLRPKGLKGNVTEEALERAGITCNKNGIPFDTEKPMITSGIRLGTPAGTSRGFGTEEFKLIGEWIGDVLDGLVESPEGNAEVEQRVRKQVKELCKRFPLYR, from the coding sequence ATGAACGCTTACCAAAACCACAGCTTAGACAGTTTTTTCTCTACGAACCTATCAGGTACTGACGACGCCGTATTTGCTGGAATCCAAGCAGAGAACACTCGTCAAAACGAACAAATCGAACTTATTGCTTCTGAGAACATCGTTTCTAAAGCAGTAATGCAAGCTCAAGGCACTTGCCTAACCAACAAATACGCAGAAGGCTACCCAGGCCGTCGTTACTACGGTGGTTGTGAGCACGTAGATACCGTTGAAGCTATTGCAATTGAACGTGCTAAACAGCTGTTCAAATGTGAATACGTAAACGTACAGCCTCACTCTGGCGCTCAAGCAAACGGTGCAGTAAAACTTGCCCTACTTCAACCTGGCGACACCATCCTTGGTATGTCTCTAGACGCTGGTGGTCACCTTACTCACGGTGCACGTCCTGCAATGTCTGGTAAGTGGTTCAACGCAGTTCAATATGGCGTAGACCGCGACACACTTGAAATCGATTACGAAGCAGTTCGCGCTTTAGCTGTCGAAAGCCAACCTAAAATGATTATTGCAGGTGGTAGTGCTATCCCTCGCGTTATTGATTTCGCTAAGTTCCGCGAAATTGCTGACGAAGTTGGCGCTATCCTAATGGTCGATATGGCACACATCGCAGGTCTTATCGCGACAGGTGCTCACCCTAGCCCACTACCACACGCACACGTTGTTACCACAACAACGCACAAAACACTTCGTGGTCCACGTGGCGGTATGATTCTGACGAACCACGAAGACATCAACAAAAAGATCAACTCTGCAGTGTTCCCTGGCCTTCAAGGCGGCCCACTAATGCACGTTATCGCGGCTAAAGCAGTGGCGTTTGGCGAAGCACTTGGCCCAGAATTTAATACTTATATTGATTCAGTGATCGACAACGCAAAAGTTCTCGCTGAAGTGTTGCAAACTCGCGGTTGTGACATTGTGACTGGCGGTACAGACACGCACCTAATGCTGGTCGACCTTCGCCCTAAAGGCTTGAAAGGTAACGTAACTGAAGAAGCATTAGAGCGTGCAGGGATCACATGTAACAAAAATGGCATACCATTCGACACAGAGAAGCCTATGATTACTTCTGGTATTCGTTTAGGTACGCCAGCTGGAACCAGTCGTGGTTTTGGCACTGAAGAATTCAAACTTATCGGTGAATGGATCGGTGATGTACTTGATGGCTTAGTTGAAAGCCCTGAAGGCAATGCTGAAGTTGAGCAACGTGTTCGCAAGCAAGTTAAAGAGCTTTGCAAACGCTTCCCTCTTTATCGTTAA
- a CDS encoding trypsin-like serine protease — translation MNVNHTMSPVRKAVLGLLAPLIYTSSVMATENSVESAPNASVSPYIINGSPTTDTELTNTYPTFTSLYFHDGSKFVNYCGGTVIDGQYVLTAAHCVYGSYAWMLNTWVVPGMADQTKYDNGGYQSARVEKIYYPNNYNENLDPSQGDVLPNDIAILKLKTALNVRDYSSLLNSTFDNTYALNRGKDTFKAVGRGLTSHITDDQGKTVSRTATNVVNQASLTFDATNSCNSTDKQLCFDGVVFDGYKNSTCNGDSGGPVYWWDGSSYQQIGITSYGPGTCGSLAERYTSVFTEIYDYAGWIGRVVSGTENATFEVRSTPSSRVLVRVSNGETVDSSTALLDETSMPKISLSGSSNSSASTGSSGGGVSFGLLGMLMLFAGFRKFTGFRK, via the coding sequence ATGAATGTTAACCATACAATGAGTCCGGTTCGTAAAGCCGTTTTAGGGCTGTTAGCTCCATTGATTTACACATCAAGTGTTATGGCGACGGAAAACTCGGTCGAAAGTGCTCCAAATGCTAGTGTTTCACCTTATATTATCAATGGTAGCCCAACAACAGATACAGAGCTTACTAATACCTATCCAACGTTTACTAGTCTGTATTTCCATGATGGTTCAAAATTTGTCAATTATTGTGGTGGAACGGTTATAGATGGGCAATACGTGCTGACGGCTGCCCATTGTGTGTACGGAAGTTATGCGTGGATGCTTAATACTTGGGTTGTTCCAGGCATGGCCGACCAAACTAAGTATGATAATGGTGGCTACCAGTCCGCACGAGTTGAAAAAATTTATTATCCAAACAACTATAATGAAAACCTTGACCCTAGCCAAGGTGACGTACTGCCAAACGATATTGCTATCTTAAAGCTGAAGACGGCGTTGAATGTACGAGATTACTCATCCCTACTTAACTCTACATTTGACAACACCTATGCATTGAATCGTGGCAAAGATACGTTTAAAGCAGTTGGCCGGGGTTTGACGAGTCATATAACTGATGATCAAGGTAAAACTGTTTCTAGAACTGCTACAAATGTAGTAAATCAAGCGAGTTTAACTTTCGATGCAACGAATAGCTGTAATTCAACAGATAAACAGCTTTGTTTTGATGGCGTGGTGTTTGATGGTTACAAAAACTCGACGTGTAATGGTGATTCAGGTGGTCCAGTCTATTGGTGGGATGGGAGTAGCTATCAACAAATTGGTATTACTAGCTACGGGCCTGGAACATGTGGCAGCCTTGCTGAAAGATATACGTCCGTTTTTACGGAGATTTATGATTATGCAGGATGGATAGGGCGAGTTGTTTCAGGCACTGAAAACGCAACTTTTGAAGTTAGAAGTACACCGAGTTCTCGTGTTCTCGTACGTGTGAGCAATGGTGAAACCGTTGATTCATCTACTGCTTTGTTAGATGAAACGTCGATGCCGAAGATCAGCCTGTCGGGTAGCTCTAACTCAAGCGCAAGCACTGGTAGCAGTGGTGGTGGTGTATCATTTGGCTTGCTAGGTATGTTGATGTTGTTTGCCGGCTTTAGAAAGTTTACTGGCTTTAGAAAATAG
- a CDS encoding formate--tetrahydrofolate ligase: MLSDIDICRSTPLKNISEVAKQAGLQNNEHQPLGQYKSKVSLTSLERLANQQDGKLVVVTAITPTPLGEGKTVTTIGLAQGLAKIDQSAMACIRQPSMGPVFGVKGGAAGGGYSQVAPMEQLNLHLTGDIHAVTVAHNLASAAIDARLYHEQREGLDAFEARSGLKALDIDPSRIVWRRVLDHNDRALRMITVGKNEADKTINGFEREDGFDISAASELMAILALTDDLQDLRKRIGRVVLAYNNQGLPLTADDFNVAGAMTVTMKDSIEPTLMQTLEGVPTLIHAGPFANIAHGNSSIIADKIALKLSDFVVTEGGFGSDMGFEKACNIKVKASNKKPDCAVIVATLRGLKANSGLYDLRPGTPLPDSIFNDDQDALTAGFENLKWHINNVKQYQVPTVVAINRFPQDSAQELDALKQMITDFYPNVSVEVSEAFGQGGEGATQLANAVIKACRHDSEFEPLYHSEQSLEEKLMAVAEVGYGAASISLSPLAKKQLAEFRQHGYSNLSVCLAKTPLSISTEAHIKGAPSQFDVPVRELKLCAGAGFIYALCGNVMTMPGLPDKPAFMSLDIDSKGNIVGLS, encoded by the coding sequence ATGCTGTCTGATATTGATATTTGTCGCTCTACTCCCCTTAAAAACATCAGTGAGGTTGCCAAGCAAGCTGGCCTTCAAAACAATGAACATCAGCCATTAGGGCAATACAAATCTAAGGTGTCTCTCACATCACTTGAGCGCCTCGCCAACCAACAAGATGGTAAATTGGTCGTGGTGACCGCTATCACACCAACGCCTCTTGGCGAAGGCAAAACAGTTACCACTATCGGATTAGCACAAGGTCTAGCAAAGATTGACCAATCCGCTATGGCCTGCATTCGTCAGCCTTCAATGGGCCCGGTATTTGGTGTAAAAGGCGGTGCTGCCGGCGGTGGCTATTCACAAGTTGCCCCAATGGAGCAATTGAACCTTCACCTGACTGGCGACATTCATGCCGTAACCGTCGCTCATAACCTCGCCTCTGCCGCTATTGACGCTCGTTTGTATCATGAGCAGCGTGAAGGTTTAGACGCCTTTGAAGCGCGTTCGGGCTTAAAAGCACTGGATATCGACCCAAGCAGAATCGTATGGCGACGTGTTCTCGACCATAATGACCGTGCATTACGCATGATCACGGTTGGCAAGAACGAAGCAGACAAAACAATTAATGGCTTTGAGCGCGAGGATGGCTTTGATATCTCAGCGGCTTCAGAGCTGATGGCAATTCTTGCTCTAACTGATGACCTTCAAGATTTAAGAAAACGCATCGGGCGAGTGGTACTCGCATACAATAACCAAGGCTTGCCATTAACCGCAGATGACTTCAACGTAGCAGGTGCTATGACCGTCACAATGAAGGACTCCATAGAGCCAACATTAATGCAAACCCTTGAAGGGGTTCCTACCCTAATCCACGCAGGGCCTTTCGCTAACATCGCACACGGTAACTCTTCTATTATTGCCGATAAGATTGCGTTAAAACTAAGTGACTTTGTCGTGACCGAAGGTGGCTTCGGCTCGGACATGGGTTTTGAGAAAGCGTGTAACATAAAAGTGAAAGCATCGAACAAAAAGCCCGATTGTGCAGTCATTGTCGCAACATTACGTGGATTAAAAGCCAACTCTGGTTTATACGATTTGAGACCGGGAACTCCGCTACCAGACTCAATCTTTAATGATGACCAAGACGCGCTCACTGCAGGTTTTGAAAACCTTAAATGGCATATCAACAACGTTAAGCAATACCAAGTGCCTACCGTCGTTGCGATTAATCGATTCCCACAAGACTCAGCTCAAGAGCTCGACGCTTTGAAACAGATGATCACCGATTTTTATCCAAACGTGAGCGTTGAAGTGAGTGAAGCCTTTGGCCAAGGTGGCGAAGGTGCAACTCAGTTGGCTAACGCAGTGATAAAGGCCTGCCGACATGACAGTGAATTTGAACCTTTATATCACTCAGAGCAAAGCTTAGAAGAGAAACTGATGGCAGTCGCTGAAGTTGGATACGGCGCAGCAAGTATCTCGCTATCACCACTTGCCAAAAAACAGTTGGCGGAGTTTAGACAACACGGCTACAGCAACCTATCGGTTTGTTTGGCAAAAACGCCACTGTCAATCTCCACTGAAGCGCACATAAAAGGTGCACCATCTCAGTTTGACGTACCCGTTAGGGAGCTAAAGCTGTGTGCTGGTGCTGGCTTTATTTACGCGCTGTGCGGCAATGTAATGACCATGCCAGGCCTGCCTGATAAACCAGCTTTTATGTCGTTGGACATTGATAGCAAAGGAAACATCGTTGGCTTAAGTTAA
- a CDS encoding helix-turn-helix transcriptional regulator yields MSQEPIVIALIERRKQGNWSQEKLAASAGMSLKTYQRIERGEADIKMSQYRSITRTLKVTDLDIVLDVVGASQAAVEDVAAVSRLLTSEERMLLIKLILSVKKKQ; encoded by the coding sequence ATGTCACAAGAACCAATAGTAATTGCGCTTATTGAGCGTAGGAAGCAAGGCAATTGGTCTCAAGAAAAATTAGCGGCTAGCGCAGGGATGAGTTTGAAAACCTACCAAAGAATTGAGCGGGGAGAGGCTGATATCAAAATGTCTCAGTATCGTTCGATCACGAGAACCTTGAAAGTGACAGACTTAGACATCGTACTTGATGTTGTTGGTGCATCTCAAGCAGCAGTGGAAGATGTAGCAGCGGTCAGTCGTTTGCTGACCAGTGAAGAGCGAATGCTGTTGATAAAATTGATTTTGTCGGTCAAAAAGAAGCAGTAG
- a CDS encoding helix-turn-helix domain-containing protein, with the protein MSEDIYDEYPSLTLAKETLDQNIEPLRLGQRIKDIRGKLGITLEEASQRTGLARSTLSKIENEQISPTFQAMQKLAMGLQIDMPQLFEPPRKKVATGRRDLTKVGQGKPHPTPTYEHELLATELSNKKMMPFKSRVRARTFEEYNDWVRHDGEEFLMIISGDVMFYSEFYEPVPMSEGDSMYYDANMGHMLISTSAEDALILWVTAK; encoded by the coding sequence ATGTCAGAAGACATTTATGATGAGTACCCATCTTTAACGTTGGCGAAGGAAACGTTAGACCAGAATATTGAACCACTTAGGCTTGGCCAGCGCATTAAAGATATCCGCGGTAAGCTTGGGATTACGCTAGAAGAGGCAAGTCAAAGAACAGGCTTGGCGCGTTCTACGCTCAGTAAAATAGAGAACGAACAGATCTCTCCGACCTTTCAAGCGATGCAGAAATTGGCTATGGGGTTGCAGATAGATATGCCGCAACTCTTTGAACCTCCAAGGAAAAAAGTCGCGACAGGGCGTCGTGATTTAACCAAGGTAGGGCAAGGTAAACCACACCCAACACCAACTTATGAACATGAATTGCTTGCTACAGAGCTCTCTAATAAGAAGATGATGCCATTTAAGAGTCGAGTGAGAGCGCGTACTTTTGAAGAGTATAATGATTGGGTGCGTCACGATGGTGAAGAGTTCTTAATGATCATCTCGGGTGATGTGATGTTTTACTCAGAATTCTACGAACCCGTACCAATGAGTGAAGGCGATAGCATGTATTACGATGCGAATATGGGCCACATGCTGATTTCAACTAGTGCTGAAGATGCACTCATTCTGTGGGTGACTGCAAAATAA
- the gcvT gene encoding glycine cleavage system aminomethyltransferase GcvT: protein MTQEHANQDLLTTPLHALHVEEGAKMVPFAGYDMPVQYPLGVKKEHLHTRDAAGLFDVSHMGQLRLHGANAAAVLESLVPVDIIDLPSGKQRYAFFTNEQGGIMDDLMVANLGDHLFVVVNAACKTQDIDHLTAHLPADVEMEVIDDRALLALQGPKASEVLARFQPSVADMLFMDVQKVDIDGVECIVSRSGYTGEDGYEISVPNDHAEALARKLTSEAEVEWIGLGARDSLRLECGLCLYGHDLDTTTTPVEASLLWGIQKVRRTDGERAGGFPGADIILEQIATKDVQRKRVGLVGQTKAPVREGAELFDAEDNKIGVVTSGTAGPNAGKPVSMAYVRTDLAAIGTEVFAEVRGKKLPMTVEKMPFVPQRYYRG, encoded by the coding sequence ATGACTCAAGAACACGCTAATCAAGACCTACTAACAACACCACTGCATGCGCTTCACGTTGAAGAGGGTGCAAAGATGGTTCCTTTCGCTGGCTACGATATGCCAGTCCAGTACCCACTTGGTGTAAAGAAAGAGCATTTACATACTCGTGATGCTGCTGGTCTTTTTGATGTTTCTCACATGGGGCAACTTCGTCTACATGGTGCAAACGCGGCTGCTGTCTTAGAATCTTTGGTTCCTGTAGATATTATTGACCTTCCTTCTGGTAAGCAGCGCTATGCGTTCTTTACTAACGAGCAGGGCGGCATTATGGATGACCTGATGGTTGCTAATTTAGGCGATCACCTATTTGTTGTTGTGAACGCGGCTTGTAAGACACAAGATATCGACCATCTAACGGCACACCTTCCAGCTGACGTCGAGATGGAAGTGATTGATGACCGCGCTCTATTAGCCCTTCAAGGCCCTAAAGCGTCTGAAGTTCTTGCTCGTTTCCAACCTAGCGTTGCAGACATGTTGTTCATGGACGTTCAAAAAGTCGATATCGATGGAGTTGAATGCATCGTGAGCCGCAGCGGTTACACGGGGGAAGATGGCTACGAGATCTCTGTTCCTAACGATCACGCTGAAGCACTAGCACGCAAGCTGACTTCAGAAGCTGAAGTTGAGTGGATCGGCCTTGGCGCTCGTGACTCACTTCGTCTTGAGTGTGGTCTATGTCTATATGGTCATGATCTAGACACAACGACAACGCCAGTAGAAGCCAGCCTTCTGTGGGGTATTCAAAAAGTGCGTCGTACTGACGGTGAACGTGCAGGCGGTTTCCCTGGTGCTGATATCATTCTTGAGCAAATCGCAACGAAAGATGTTCAACGTAAGCGTGTTGGTCTTGTTGGTCAAACTAAAGCGCCAGTACGTGAAGGCGCTGAGCTGTTCGATGCTGAAGACAACAAGATTGGTGTTGTAACAAGCGGTACTGCGGGGCCTAATGCAGGCAAGCCTGTTTCTATGGCGTACGTACGCACTGATCTTGCTGCTATCGGCACTGAAGTATTCGCTGAAGTTCGTGGGAAGAAGCTACCAATGACAGTAGAAAAAATGCCATTCGTACCTCAACGTTACTACCGTGGCTAA
- a CDS encoding diguanylate cyclase: MNTNINKLISQFICTMFTLGLVPALYINSEFERVEAQHALNIKQSNQNQIEYSFHQLAIIVEQISNAVPSIAASQTLLRAVTEPSIGNKQALQDLWVVLANGQRYYSQLRFLDLDANEVFRVNYNDGQATIVADRKLQNKSSRDYYKVLQELSIGEVSAKGIDLEAENGEFVRPFTPTLRIMTPVTVGEHIIGYFIANLNMREIYERLHYQIGTSATVPVILNKTGHVIMGPDPEDSFGHVIESRSDKTYAKLAPGLWQNIQSGTSSSYFDGKNWYFHSDISPKIKQFEGPIYMVLHIEERQFNTQFQQENHAIVVQIIILSILISMISAGFVLWNRNHKKNSIDSQLAKAAMNGMSALVITDRNNRIIKVNQEFTRVSGYELEDVKGKQPSLFNAGRYNEEFYIKMWSVIKETGMWEGEVVNRRKDGTLITEILRIQTIKDSKDVIQFYVASFVDISKRKELENKLRNLSEKDALSGCWNRRKFDLELRDECSRVSRYPTREQSCLAILDIDHFKRINDRFGHDYGDKAIQIVAQVLQRECRDTDFVARIGGEEFGVILPHTTPKEADYVLNRLRIAISIEFDNVVTISGGITNLTGEPALNYKCADLALYEAKAVGRNSVCLFLDSEMSEIA; this comes from the coding sequence ATGAATACGAATATAAATAAACTAATCAGCCAATTTATATGCACCATGTTTACCCTAGGATTAGTCCCTGCTCTCTATATAAACTCTGAATTTGAACGGGTTGAAGCTCAGCATGCGCTGAACATCAAACAGTCTAATCAAAACCAAATCGAATACAGCTTTCATCAACTCGCTATTATTGTTGAGCAAATATCAAATGCGGTTCCCTCTATTGCCGCTTCACAGACCCTACTCCGTGCAGTTACTGAACCTTCGATTGGTAACAAACAGGCACTTCAGGATCTTTGGGTGGTATTAGCAAACGGGCAACGATACTACTCTCAACTACGTTTCCTAGATCTAGACGCCAACGAAGTCTTCCGCGTCAACTACAATGATGGTCAAGCAACTATCGTCGCAGACCGCAAGCTACAGAACAAATCCTCTCGCGATTACTACAAAGTGCTACAAGAATTATCGATCGGAGAGGTAAGCGCTAAAGGCATTGATCTTGAGGCTGAAAATGGAGAGTTTGTTCGCCCCTTTACGCCGACACTTCGCATTATGACGCCAGTGACTGTAGGGGAGCACATTATTGGCTATTTCATTGCTAACCTAAATATGCGCGAGATCTATGAACGCTTGCATTACCAGATAGGTACATCAGCGACAGTTCCAGTCATCCTTAACAAAACTGGTCATGTCATCATGGGTCCCGACCCTGAGGATTCATTTGGGCATGTGATTGAATCACGTTCAGACAAGACGTATGCAAAACTAGCCCCAGGCCTGTGGCAGAATATTCAAAGCGGCACCTCATCCAGCTATTTTGATGGTAAAAACTGGTATTTTCACTCTGACATCAGCCCTAAGATTAAGCAGTTTGAAGGACCAATTTATATGGTTCTTCATATTGAAGAACGTCAATTTAACACTCAGTTTCAACAAGAAAATCACGCCATAGTCGTTCAGATAATCATACTCTCGATATTGATTTCAATGATTTCTGCAGGTTTCGTACTGTGGAACAGAAATCATAAAAAAAACAGCATAGATAGCCAACTAGCAAAAGCGGCGATGAATGGCATGTCGGCGTTAGTGATTACAGATAGAAATAACCGAATCATAAAAGTAAACCAAGAGTTCACCCGTGTCAGTGGCTACGAGTTAGAAGATGTAAAAGGTAAACAGCCTTCATTGTTTAACGCCGGCCGCTATAATGAAGAGTTCTACATTAAAATGTGGAGCGTCATTAAAGAGACAGGGATGTGGGAAGGCGAAGTGGTGAACCGACGAAAAGATGGCACCTTGATCACGGAAATTCTTCGAATCCAAACCATCAAAGACTCAAAAGATGTTATTCAATTTTATGTTGCATCATTTGTTGATATCAGCAAACGCAAAGAACTCGAGAATAAACTGAGAAACCTTAGCGAAAAAGATGCACTATCTGGCTGTTGGAATAGACGAAAGTTCGACCTGGAGCTTCGTGACGAGTGTTCTCGCGTTAGTCGTTACCCTACTCGCGAGCAATCTTGCTTAGCCATATTGGATATTGACCATTTCAAACGCATTAACGATAGGTTTGGACATGATTATGGCGATAAAGCGATTCAAATCGTAGCACAGGTACTGCAACGTGAATGTCGAGATACCGACTTCGTGGCTCGTATTGGTGGAGAAGAGTTTGGGGTTATCTTGCCTCACACGACACCAAAAGAAGCCGACTATGTGCTTAATAGGCTGAGAATCGCGATCAGTATCGAGTTCGACAACGTCGTTACAATAAGTGGCGGAATAACCAACCTAACAGGTGAACCTGCACTCAATTATAAGTGCGCCGATTTAGCACTATACGAAGCAAAAGCAGTAGGTAGAAACAGTGTATGTTTGTTCCTTGATAGCGAAATGAGCGAAATTGCATAG